The following are from one region of the Vitis riparia cultivar Riparia Gloire de Montpellier isolate 1030 chromosome 9, EGFV_Vit.rip_1.0, whole genome shotgun sequence genome:
- the LOC117922066 gene encoding beta-fructofuranosidase, insoluble isoenzyme CWINV1-like, protein MATSSHCLLWFFFSLFFGHGFVPLEASHQVYIHLQNQSPSSLKTHQPYRTGYHFQPRKNWMNDPNGPMIYKGLYHFFYQYNPRGAVWGNIVWAHSTSTDLVNWTPHKYAISPSQPADINGCWSGSATILPNGKPVILYTGIDPQNKQVQNMAVPKNLSDPFLLEWTKLPQNPLMEPTTSNSINASSFRDPTTAWQGTDGRWRVIIGSKIKRKGLAILYRSKDFVRWTKAQHPLHSGKNTGMWECPDFFPVSINSSTGVDTSSIGKTLKYVLKLSLDDTKHDYYTIGSYNRVKDTYVPDKGSVDNDSGLRYDYGKFYASKTFFDNAKNRRILWGWINESSSVEHDIEKGWSGVQAIPRNVWLDKSGKQLLQWPIAEIEKQRIKPGHLSSRELKGGSKVEVGGITASQADVEISFKISDFEKAEVFDESWSNPQLLCSQKGASVKGGLGPFGLMVLASKGMEEYTAVFFRIFKRQTKYVVLMCSDQSRSSLDNDNDKTTYGAFLNVDPVHEKLSLRSLIDHSIVESFGGGGKVCITARVYPTLAIDGEAHLYAFNKGTGSVGMTTLRAWSMKKAKIN, encoded by the exons ATGGCCACCTCTTCTCATTGCCTATTATGGTTCTTCTTCTCTCTGTTCTTTGGCCATGGCTTTGTGCCCCTTGAAGCCTCCCACCAAGTCTACATCCACCTCCAAAACCAGTCTCCCTCTTCTTTAAAAACCCACCAGCCTTACAGAACTGGATATCATTTCCAGCCTCGCAAGAACTGGATGAATG ATCCTAATG GGCCTATGATCTACAAGGGGCTCTACCATTTCTTCTATCAATACAATCCCCGTGGTGCAGTTTGGGGAAACATAGTGTGGGCACATTCCACATCAACCGATCTTGTCAACTGGACTCCTCATAAATATGCCATTTCCCCATCCCAGCCAGCTGATATCAATGGCTGCTGGTCAGGTTCAGCGACCATCCTGCCAAACGGCAAGCCAGTGATTCTCTATACTGGTATTGATCCACAGAACAAGCAGGTTCAGAACATGGCTGTGCCCAAAAATCTCTCTGACCCCTTCCTTCTAGAATGGACTAAGCTCCCTCAGAACCCTCTAATGGAACCTACTACCAGCAACAGCATCAATGCTAGCTCATTCAGAGACCCTACCACTGCTTGGCAGGGCACTGATGGAAGATGGAGGGTGATAATTGGAAGCAAAATAAAACGAAAAGGATTAGCAATTTTGTATAGGAGCAAAGATTTTGTCCGCTGGACTAAAGCACAACACCCGTTGCATTCAGGGAAGAATACTGGAATGTGGGAGTGTCCAGACTTTTTTCCAGTATCTATTAACAGCTCTACGGGTGTAGATACATCATCGATAGGTAAAACCCTTAAATATGTTCTTAAATTGAGCTTGGATGATACTAAGCATGACTACTACACGATTGGAAGCTACAACCGTGTGAAGGATACCTATGTCCCAGATAAGGGGTCTGTGGATAATGACTCAGGCTTAAGATATGATTATGGCAAGTTTTATGCTTCAAAAACCTTCTTTGACAACGCTAAGAACCGAAGAATCTTGTGGGGTTGGATCAACGAATCATCTAGCGTGGAGCACGATATCGAGAAGGGATGGTCTGGAGTTCAG GCAattccaaggaatgtttggCTGGACAAGTCTGGGAAACAGTTACTGCAATGGCCGATTGCAGAGATTGAAAAACAACGGATTAAGCCGGGGCATTTGTCTAGCAGAGAGCTGAAGGGAGGATCAAAGGTTGAAGTTGGTGGAATAACAGCATCACAG GCAGATGTGGAGATATCGTTTAAGATATCAGACTTTGAGAAAGCAGAGGTTTTTGACGAAAGCTGGAGTAATCCACAGCTGCTGTGCAGTCAAAAGGGCGCATCAGTAAAAGGTGGGCTAGGGCCATTTGGACTAATGGTGCTGGCTTCGAAGGGCATGGAAGAATACACAGCtgttttctttagaattttcaaACGTCAGACCAAATATGTGGTGCTCATGTGCAGTGACCAAAGCAG gTCGTCTTtagataatgataatgataagaCCACGTATGGGGCATTTTTGAACGTGGATCCTGTCCATGAGAAGCTGTCACTAAGGAGTTTG ATTGATCACTCAATAGTGGAGAGCTTTGGAGGAGGTGGAAAGGTTTGCATAACAGCTAGGGTTTATCCTACATTGGCTATTGACGGTGAAGCCCACTTGTATGCCTTCAACAAAGGAACTGGGAGTGTAGGGATGACAACACTGAGAGCTTGGAGCATGAAGAAAGCTAAAATCAATTGA
- the LOC117922067 gene encoding nucleosome assembly protein 1;4, translated as MSNDKDQFNIADLGAALPAAAAALSAEDRAGLVNALKNKLQNLAGQHSDVLETLSPNVRKRVEFLREIQGQHDELEAKFFEERAALEAKYQKLYEPLYTKRYEIVNGVVEVEGITNEAPMDQEEDKATEEKGVPNFWLTAMKTNEVLAEEISERDEGALKYLKDIKWYRIDNPKGFKLEFYFDANPYFKNSILTKTYHMIDDDEPILEKAIGTEIEWYPGKSLTQKLLKKKPRKGSKNAKPITKTENCESFFNFFNPPQVPEDEEDIDEDVAEELQNQMEQDYDIGSTIRDKIIPHAVSWFTGEAVQGDEFEDIEDDDDEDGDDEDEEDEEDEDEEEDDEDEDEEEEDKSRKKTSTGPKKSGRSHAGEGQLGERPPECKQQ; from the exons ATGAGCAACGACAAGGATCAGTTCAACATCGCTGATCTCGGAGCCGCCCTCCCCGCCGCTGCTGCCG CTCTTAGTGCGGAGGATCGGGCCGGGCTCGTGAACGCTCTCAAG AATAAGCTTCAGAATTTGGCTGGGCAGCACTCAGATGTTCTGGAAACTCTTTCACCGAATGTCAGAAAGCGTGTTGAGTTTCTCAGAGAAATTCAG GGTCAACATGATGAGCTGGAGGCTAAATTTTTTGAGGAAAGAGCTGCACTTGAAGCAAAATACCAAAAGCTTTACGAACCACTTTACACAAAG AGATATGAAATTGTCAATGGTGTAGTTGAAGTTGAAGGCATCACCAACGAAGCCCCAATGGACCAAGAAGAGGATAAAGCCACTGAAG AGAAAGGAGTGCCTAACTTCTGGCTTACTGCGATGAAGACCAATGAAGTACTGGCTGAGGAG ATATCAGAGCGTGATGAAGGGGCCCTCAAATATCTCAAAGATATCAAGTGGTATAGGATTGATAATCCAAAGGGCTTCAAGCTGGAGTTTTATTTTGATGCTAATCCTTACTTCAAAAACTCTATTCTGACAAAAACATATCACatgattgatgatgatgaacCTATTTTAGAGAAAGCAATAGG GACGGAGATTGAATGGTATCCAGGGAAAAGTTTGACCCAAAAGCTCCTAAAGAAGAAGCCTAGGAAGGGATCAAAGAATGCCAAACCCATTACTAAGACAGAAAATTGTGAAAgtttcttcaatttcttcaacccTCCACAGGTCCCTGAGGATGAAGAGGATATTGATGAAGAtgtt GCTGAAGAACTCCAAAATCAAATGGAACAAGACTATGACATAGG TTCGACCATTCGGGACAAAATTATTCCTCATGCTGTGTCATGGTTTACGGGGGAAGCTGTTCAAGGGGATGAGTTTGAAGATatagaagatgatgatgatgaagatggggATGATGAAGATGAGGAGGACGAAGAGGACGAGGATGAGGAGGAGGATGATGAAGATGAggatgaggaagaggaagacAAGAGTAGGAAGAAG ACATCTACTGGACCCAAG AAGAGTGGAAGATCACATGCTGGGGAAGGTCAGCTGGGTGAGCGTCCTCCTGAGTGCAAGCAACAGTAG
- the LOC117921466 gene encoding glyoxylate/succinic semialdehyde reductase 2, chloroplastic: protein MISVQMTSQTRPAPALYPNTLLTISRLGYPITTAPLSLSLHRNVSSSSSGSHPPKYKIHTAMFLVKSHCCYNLLNPSNTAPLAMAMCSSFCPPQVPNHFRGTTPIPSFLPKPPSFKAFSSQTATASTKDEFPACVGFLGLGIMGSPMAQNLIKSGCDVTVWNRTKSKCDPLISLGAKYKSSPEEVAASCDVTFAMLADPESAVDVACGKHGAASGIGPGKGYVDVSTVDGGTSKLIGEHIKATGALFLEAPVSGSKKPAEDGQLIFLTAGDKSLYETVAPLLDIMGKSRFFLGSVGNGAAMKLVVNMVMGSMMASFSEGLLLGEKVGLDPDVIVEVISQGAISAPMFSMKGPSMVKSLYPTAFPLKHQQKDLRLALGLAESVSQPTPIAAAANELYKVAKSHGLSDHDFSAVVEALKVKMQDPPEY, encoded by the exons ATGATTTCAGTGCAAATGACATCCCAGACCAGGCCTGCTCCAGCCCTGTATCCAAACACCCTCCTCACCATCTCTCGGTTGGGTTATCCAATCACTACTGCcccgctctctctctctctgcataGAAATGTGAGCTCCTCCTCAAGTGGCAGCCACCCACCCAAGTACAAAATCCATACGGCCATGTTCTTGGTCAAGAGTCATTGCTGTTACAATCTCCTCAATCCATCCAACACTGCTCCACTGGCCATGGCTATGTGCTCAAGCTTCTGTCCTCCTCAGGTTCCCAACCATTTCAGAGGAACAACACCCATTCCTTCTTTCCTCCCCAAACCACCTTCTTTCAAGGCCTTCTCTTCTCAAACAGCCACTGCTTCCACCAAAG ATGAATTTCCGGCATGTGTTGGCTTTCTGGGTCTTGGTATCATGGGTTCTCCAATGGCACAAAATCTTATTAAATCGGG ATGTGATGTGACTGTCTGGAATAGGACCAAGAGCAAATGTGATCCCCTCATCAGCTTGGGTGCCAA ATACAAATCCTCTCCTGAAGAAGTAGCTGCATCTTGTGATGTCACATTTGCTATGCTTGCAGACCCTGAAAGTGCA GTGGATGTTGCTTGTGGGAAGCATGGTGCTGCAAGTGGAATTGGTCCAGGAAAAGG GTACGTAGATGTTTCAACAGTTGATGGTGGCACTTCTAAATTGATTGGTGAACATATTAAAGCTACTGGGGCATTGTTTTTGGAG GCTCCAGTTTCAGGCTCCAAAAAGCCAGCAGAAGATGGACAACTAATATTTCTTACAGCTG GTGACAAATCTCTGTATGAAACTGTTGCTCCACTCTTAGACATCATGGGAAAG TCAAGATTTTTCCTTGGGAGTGTCGGAAATGGAGCTGCAATGAAACTTGTTGTCAACATGGTGATGGGAAG TATGATGGCCTCTTTTTCTGAAGGGTTGCTTCTCGGTGAGAAAGTGGGGTTGGATCCAGATGTTATTGTCGAG GTAATATCACAGGGAGCCATAAGTGCACCAATGTTTTCCATGAAAGGTCCTTCAATGGTGAAATCCCTCTACCCAACTGCATTTCCCTTAAAGCATCAGCAAAAG GATCTCAGGCTTGCCCTTGGATTAGCAGAATCTGTTTCCCAGCCTACTCCAATCGCAGCAGCTGCCAATGAACTATACAAAGTAGCCAAATCTCATGGCCTCAGCGACCACGACTTCTCAGCAGTCGTTGAAGCACTGAAAGTGAAGATGCAGGACCCCCCAGAATACTAA
- the LOC117922722 gene encoding heterogeneous nuclear ribonucleoprotein 1, with translation MDDLPEFRLFENDLDHNHRHSSGRGIEPINSVDSEGIGIQQLVDVRNSYSGKLFVGGISWETSEEIFTNYFSNYGEITDSVIMMDRHTGRPRGFGFVTFADPAVADKVLEEDHVIDGRAVEVKKTVPREGMEVRGVSKTRKIFVGGIPSSLTEDELKDYFSSYGAIVENQIMLDHVTGRSRGFGFVTFVSEDAVERLFSEGKTHELGGKLVEIKKAEPKRAGAEYNAGAAKFYGGRNGSQGGHGGKMGGGDAGYGGYSSYGGYDGYGMGYGGVAAGFYGAYCNPDGYGRYMYGYGFSAPMYGCTGYGTLNGYGGATATGYGGGGGGGKGYGNGIGHGGGKGHLGGNAVTGRYHPY, from the exons ATGGATGATCTTCCAGAATTCAGACTTTTTGAGAATGACCTAGACCACAACCACCGACATTCTTCCGGGCGTGGAATCGAACCGATCAATAGTGTAGATAGTGAAGGTATTGGCATACAGCAGCTGGTCGATGTTCGCAATTCGTACTCTGG AAAACTTTTTGTTGGCGGCATTTCGTGGGAGACAAGTGAAG AGATATTCACCAATTACTTCAGCAACTATGGAGAAATCACAGATTCTGTTATAATGATGGATAGACATACTGGAAGGCCACGAGGCTTTGGATTTGTAACATTTGCTGATCCAGCTGTGGCCGATAAGGTTTTGGAGGAAGATCATGTTATAGATGGCAGAGCA GTTGAAGTGAAGAAGACTGTCCCTAGAGAGGGTATGGAAGTTAGAGGGGTATCAAAAACAAGAAAGATTTTTGTGGGTGGAATACCATCATCTTTAACAGAAG ATGAGTTGAAGGACTACTTCTCTTCATATGGTGCCATTGTTGAGAACCAGATTATGTTGGATCATGTAACCGGGCGGTCAAGGGGCTTTGGATTTGTCACTTTTGTGAGTGAAGATGCTGTTGAAAGGCTTTTCTCTGAGGGAAAAACTCATGAACTTGGAGGAAAACTG GTGGAAATAAAGAAGGCTGAACCAAAAAGAGCTGGTGCCGAGTACAATGCTGGTGCAGCAAAGTTCTATGGTGGCAGGAATGGTTCTCAAGGTGGACATGGGGGAAAAATGGGCGGAGGGGATGCTGGCTATGGTGGCTACAGTAGCTATGGTGGATATGACGGTTATGGTATGGGATATGGTGGAGTTGCAGCTGGTTTCTATGGTGCTTACTGTAACCCAGATGGGTATGGCAGATATATGTATGGATATGGGTTTAGTGCCCCCATGTATGGCTGCACTGGTTATGGGACTCTTAATGGTTATGGTGGTGCTACTGCTACTGGgtatggtggtggtggtggtggtggtaaaGGGTATGGAAATGGCATTGGACATGGCGGGGGTAAAGGACATCTGGGTGGGAATGCTGTGACCGGAAGATACCATCCTTACTGA
- the LOC117921626 gene encoding uncharacterized protein LOC117921626 — translation MEIEGKNGWRTELRKGSKKEFGRGSGFPTTDRTVSRHHVTFELHEDSETRVRFVVIGKNPFWVLSSGSGEIRVFRRHQSGEMESGDSFCVSSKNPIWFSLKRTEFPEMGRCGFESLSVSDVDPVKEFGFIVMGHEFDSYPKRMIRDMKNWNWFLEEPSKDGEDDEVSEKKGTRGKRKQAEGNDDDDWMGESDEDKELVAKIRKNQRPKYSTRSKDYNKTPNDTINSKNSMKKASGDDKDDETEDEDTLGGFIVNDDEEEEDEESDEEEGEEEEEDYDEEIDE, via the exons ATGGAGATTGAAGGCAAAAATGGCTGGAGAACAGAGCTTCGAAAGGGTTCAAAGAAGGAGTTTGGACGAGGCTCAGGGTTTCCGACCACTGATAGAACAGTATCTCGCCACCACGTTACGTTCGAGCTCCACGAAGATTCAGAAACTAGGGTTCGTTTCGTGGTCATTGGGAAGAACCCCTTCTGGGTTCTGAGCAGCGGAAGTGGAGAAATTAGGGTTTTCAGGAGGCATCAAAGCGGTGAAATGGAAAGTGGGGATTCGTTCTGTGTTTCCTCGAAGAACcccatttggttttctttgaaGAGAACTGAATTTCCGGAGATGGGTCGTTGTGGGTTCGAGTCTCTCAGTGTTTCAGACGTTGACCCTGTGAAAG AGTTTGGTTTTATCGTAATGGGGCATGAGTTTGACTCCTATCCTAAGCGAATGATCCGTGATATGAAGAACTGGAACTGGTTTCTTGAGGAACCTAGTAAAGATGGTGAAGATGATGAGGTTTCTGAGAAGAAGGGCACAAGGGGAAAGAGGAAGCAAGCAGAAggcaatgatgatgatgactggATGGGTGAGAGCGATGAGGACAAGGAGTTAGTTGCAAAAATCAGGAAGAATCAGAGACCAAAATATTCAACAAGATCAAAGGACTACAACAAGACACCAAATGATACCATAAATAGTAAAAATTCTATGAAGAAAGCAAGTGGAGATGACAAAGATGATGAAACTGAAGATGAAGACACACTTGGAGGCTTCATTGTCAATGAtgatgaggaagaagaagacgaagaaagcgatgaagaagaaggagaagaagaagaggaagattATGATGAAGAAATAGACGAGTAA
- the LOC117921968 gene encoding pentatricopeptide repeat-containing protein At1g08070, chloroplastic-like, whose protein sequence is MLRSSTKPSNFTFPFVLKACSTLGSVLEGYVQWGQVEKARELFEEMPMRRNVVCWTAMINGYGKEGDFVEMLSLFRQMLVSADEVQPNAATMVCLLSACSTLCNYEVGRFLSVFIDVNKIPLNTILVTALIDMYSKCGDVEKAWRIFDGVSCKNLPSWNAIITGCVQGGLLEEAIDLYRHMKAQSVKPNEITLVNVLSACAGLGALELGREVHLYLGRNGLDLNVILATALVDMYAKCGKIDDACLIFVKTSEKDVALWNAMILGLAYHGDGRDSLAVFSQMVRAGVQPNDVTFIGVLSACNHSGLVEEGRVQFSSMADKHGLSPKLEHYACMVDLLGRAGHLKEAYELVQNMVIPPDSIIWGALLSACRIHRNLELADKISETITASQDPNIGFCILLSNIYASSGRWKDVARVRRQVKEKRIKKPSGCSWVEIDGVVHRFVVEDTTHLKSGEIYGAYEILVNHLKAEGYVANFDFIANNINGM, encoded by the exons ATGCTTCGGAGCAGCACAAAACCAAGTAATTTTACATTCCCATTTGTCCTAAAAGCTTGTTCCACCCTTGGTTCAGTGCTTGAAG GGTATGTACAATGGGGGCAGGTTGAGAAGGCACGGGAGTTGTTCGAAGAAATGCCTATGAGAAGGAATGTGGTTTGCTGGACTGCAATGATAAATGGGTATGGGAAAGAAGGGGATTTTGTTGAGATGTTGAGTTTGTTTCGCCAAATGCTTGTTTCGGCTGATGAGGTCCAACCCAATGCAGCAACAATGGTGTGTCTACTGTCTGCCTGTTCAACTCTCTGTAATTATGAGGTTGGAAGGTTCCTTTCGGTTTTTATTGATGTTAACAAGATCCCTTTGAATACAATCTTGGTCACTGCTCTTATAGACATGTATTCTAAGTGTGGGGATGTGGAGAAAGCTTGGAGAATCTTTGATGGTGTTTCTTGTAAGAATCTGCCTTCTTGGAATGCCATCATTACTGGATGTGTGCAGGGTGGACTTCTTGAGGAAGCAATTGATTTATACCGTCACATGAAAGCACAGTCAGTGAAACCAAATGAGATCACCCTGGTAAATGTGTTGTCTGCTTGTGCTGGCTTAGGGGCACTGGAACTTGGGAGAGAAGTTCATCTGTACCTGGGCCGAAACGGCTTAGATCTAAATGTGATTCTTGCCACTGCTCTGGTTGATATGTATGCAAAATGTGGTAAAATCGacgatgcttgtttgatttttgtcaAGACTAGCGAGAAAGATGTGGCCTTGTGGAATGCCATGATACTGGGGCTGGCTTACCATGGCGATGGAAGAGATTCTTTAGCAGTTTTTTCACAGATGGTGAGGGCTGGGGTGCAGCCCAATGATGTTACATTCATTGGAGTTTTATCAGCTTGTAACCATTCAGGATTGGTAGAAGAGGGAAGGGTTCAGTTTTCAAGTATGGCTGATAAGCATGGATTGTCTCCTAAACTTGAGCATTATGCTTGTATGGTAGATCTCCTTGGCCGGGCTGGGCATCTCAAAGAAGCATATGAATTGGTGCAGAACATGGTAATTCCACCTGATTCAATAATCTGGGGTGCTTTACTAAGTGCTTGCCGGATCCATCGGAATCTTGAACTGGCTGATAAAATCAGTGAAACAATAACAGCATCGCAGGATCCCAATATTGGTTTCTGCATTCTGTTGTCGAACATTTATGCTTCTTCAGGAAGGTGGAAGGATGTTGCTAGAGTGAGGAGACAGGTAAAAgagaaaaggataaaaaaacCTTCTGGTTGTAGTTGGGTTGAAATTGATGGTGTTGTTCATAGATTTGTTGTTGAAGATACAACTCATCTGAAATCTGGGGAGATCTATGGCGCCTATGAAATTCTAGTTAATCATTTGAAGGCTGAAGGGTATGTggcaaattttgattttattgcaaATAACATCAACGGcatgtaa
- the LOC117922279 gene encoding thioredoxin-like 2-1, chloroplastic isoform X1: MMSNPLRFSLNSSKISSFSFSPFSPSSLIFPKSGVSPPNQTPSSRISSLNVLGPLQFTRPKRLASFKVHASLAETNQPKWWEKNAGPNMIDIHSMQEFLSALSQAGDKLVIVEFYGTWCASCRALFPKLCKTAQDYPNIIFLKVNFDENKSMCKSLNVKMLPCFHFYRGSDGLLESFSCSLAKFQKIKDAIAKHDIGHSSNGQPKGVGDFHPS; the protein is encoded by the exons ATGATGTCAAATCCTCTTCGATTTTCGCTTAATTCTTCGAAAATCTCCTCTTTCTCGTTCTCACCCTTCTCGCCATCCTCTTTGATCTTCCCAAAATCTGGAGTTTCCCCGCCCAATCAAACCCCATCTTCTCGAATTTCTTCTCTCAATGTTCTTGGCCCCCTTCAATTCACTCGGCCGAAGCGTTTGGCCTCTTTCAAG GTACATGCATCTCTTGCTGAGACTAACCAGCCAAAATGGTGGGAAAAGAATGCTGGCCCAAATATGATTGACATTCATTCCATGCAAGAATTTTTAAGCGCATTAAGTCAAGCAGGAGATAAGTTAGTTATTGTAGAGTTTTATGGCACGTGGTGTGCCTCTTGCCGGGCGTTATTTCCCAAG CTCTGCAAGACCGCACAAGATTATCctaacattatatttttaaaggtgAATTTTGATGAGAACAAGTCAATGTGCAAAAGCTTGAATGTAAAGATGCTTCCATGTTTCCACTTTTATCGAGGATCAGATGGACTGCTGGAATCTTTTTCATGCTCGCTTGCAAAG TTTCAGAAAATAAAGGATGCAATTGCAAAGCATGACATTGGACACTCCAGCAATGGTCAGCCTAAAGGTGTTGGAGACTTTCATCCTTCTTGA
- the LOC117922279 gene encoding thioredoxin-like 2, chloroplastic isoform X2: MMSNPLRFSLNSSKISSFSFSPFSPSSLIFPKSGVSPPNQTPSSRISSLNVLGPLQFTRPKRLASFKVHASLAETNQPKWWEKNAGPNMIDIHSMQEFLSALSQAGDKLVIVEFYGTWCASCRALFPKVNFDENKSMCKSLNVKMLPCFHFYRGSDGLLESFSCSLAKFQKIKDAIAKHDIGHSSNGQPKGVGDFHPS, from the exons ATGATGTCAAATCCTCTTCGATTTTCGCTTAATTCTTCGAAAATCTCCTCTTTCTCGTTCTCACCCTTCTCGCCATCCTCTTTGATCTTCCCAAAATCTGGAGTTTCCCCGCCCAATCAAACCCCATCTTCTCGAATTTCTTCTCTCAATGTTCTTGGCCCCCTTCAATTCACTCGGCCGAAGCGTTTGGCCTCTTTCAAG GTACATGCATCTCTTGCTGAGACTAACCAGCCAAAATGGTGGGAAAAGAATGCTGGCCCAAATATGATTGACATTCATTCCATGCAAGAATTTTTAAGCGCATTAAGTCAAGCAGGAGATAAGTTAGTTATTGTAGAGTTTTATGGCACGTGGTGTGCCTCTTGCCGGGCGTTATTTCCCAAG gtgAATTTTGATGAGAACAAGTCAATGTGCAAAAGCTTGAATGTAAAGATGCTTCCATGTTTCCACTTTTATCGAGGATCAGATGGACTGCTGGAATCTTTTTCATGCTCGCTTGCAAAG TTTCAGAAAATAAAGGATGCAATTGCAAAGCATGACATTGGACACTCCAGCAATGGTCAGCCTAAAGGTGTTGGAGACTTTCATCCTTCTTGA